A stretch of the Haloarcula ordinaria genome encodes the following:
- a CDS encoding DUF7385 family protein, translated as MEQLDVSDGFDVHEYRHGLKLRKQDRGTMILENRQGFTCPACGEAFERLFVSEKRTNTFGDPGAPFCLVRTDAELLLLTH; from the coding sequence ATGGAACAGTTAGACGTCAGCGACGGGTTCGACGTCCACGAGTACCGTCACGGGCTGAAGCTACGCAAACAGGACCGTGGGACGATGATCCTCGAGAACCGCCAGGGGTTCACCTGTCCCGCCTGTGGCGAGGCGTTCGAGCGCCTCTTCGTCAGCGAGAAACGGACGAACACCTTCGGCGACCCCGGCGCCCCGTTCTGTCTGGTCCGGACCGACGCGGAACTGTTACTCTTGACACACTGA
- a CDS encoding cytochrome c oxidase subunit 3: protein MSTTEERTDGGHGDHHLPATEDWPRGFGEASWWPFVTAIGASGIYVGAAMFVLSLAEEPLIGSTISAATVVGSVGLFLVGLYGWLYHAFVSDFWERGTNEHSGRTLKFAMLLFLGTEVATFGAGFIYYFMVRGTDVWLDAAVPEVWGSLVIVNTVILLISSVTLHYSHHALLNGNRDRFIKLLGVTLLLGIIFIGGQVYEYYEFIVHEGFTLTEGIYGSAFYGLTGLHGLHVTMGAVLLGIVFARAYYGQYSPERHTSISTASMYWHFVDVVWVFLVVVLYMGANLV, encoded by the coding sequence ATGAGCACGACAGAAGAACGCACGGACGGTGGCCACGGGGACCACCACCTTCCGGCGACGGAAGACTGGCCCCGGGGGTTCGGCGAGGCGAGCTGGTGGCCCTTCGTCACCGCCATCGGCGCATCGGGTATCTACGTCGGCGCGGCGATGTTCGTCCTCTCGCTGGCCGAGGAACCGCTCATCGGGTCGACTATCAGTGCCGCCACGGTCGTCGGGAGCGTCGGGCTGTTCCTCGTCGGCCTCTACGGCTGGCTCTACCACGCGTTCGTCTCCGACTTCTGGGAGCGCGGGACCAACGAACACTCCGGGCGCACGCTGAAGTTCGCGATGCTCCTGTTCCTCGGGACGGAGGTGGCGACGTTCGGCGCCGGGTTCATCTACTACTTCATGGTCCGTGGCACCGACGTCTGGCTCGACGCCGCCGTTCCCGAAGTGTGGGGCAGCCTCGTCATCGTCAACACCGTCATCCTGCTCATCAGCTCGGTGACGCTGCACTACAGCCACCACGCGCTCCTGAACGGGAACCGTGACCGCTTCATCAAGCTGCTCGGCGTGACGCTCCTGCTGGGTATCATCTTCATCGGCGGGCAGGTGTACGAGTACTACGAGTTCATCGTCCACGAAGGGTTCACCCTCACGGAGGGCATCTACGGTTCGGCGTTCTACGGCCTGACCGGGCTCCACGGTCTCCACGTGACGATGGGCGCCGTCCTGCTCGGCATCGTCTTTGCACGGGCGTACTACGGCCAGTACTCCCCTGAACGCCACACGTCCATCTCGACGGCCTCGATGTACTGGCACTTCGTCGACGTCGTCTGGGTGTTCCTGGTCGTCGTCCTCTACATGGGCGCGAACCTGGTCTGA
- a CDS encoding DUF7344 domain-containing protein: MRDAQRRDQIFVALACERRRVALSLLSDHQELTLPDLADEIAEREHRRSLTDIPPETVRELYLELYHQHVPRLEGADLITYSQDQDRVAVTDLGREVERQLLTPVESLLS, from the coding sequence ATGCGAGATGCGCAGCGGCGTGACCAAATCTTCGTTGCCCTCGCCTGCGAACGGCGGCGAGTTGCGCTCTCCTTGCTGTCCGACCACCAGGAACTGACGCTCCCGGACCTGGCCGATGAGATCGCCGAGCGAGAGCACCGGAGGTCCCTCACCGACATCCCCCCGGAGACCGTTCGCGAACTGTATCTCGAGCTGTACCACCAGCACGTTCCCCGGCTGGAGGGCGCGGACCTCATCACCTACAGCCAGGACCAGGACCGCGTCGCGGTGACCGACCTCGGCCGGGAAGTCGAGCGACAGCTGCTCACCCCGGTCGAGTCGTTGCTTTCGTGA
- a CDS encoding class I SAM-dependent methyltransferase → MGVPCVRVRREDGEATRKRLAEADLVDDGYDITVEEGWLYVPVTDPTHVPDEYAVVEFDAPVREGQTMPADILGFEPSYERIGALVIIDEDDPQRAREVAEAIVTSDLPVEGVLNRASKIKGEQRVRDWVVLAGDTTEVVHREYGCAFALDLAEVYFSPRLATERHRVVEQVDAGEQAFDMFAGVGPFVVPFAKRGATCVGTDINETAIEYLRANAERNGVADRVTGICGDVREVAADYEGWADRIVMNLPHSADEFLETAVLLAGEDCVLHYYDIQSDDALFGPGERAIRAAAEPDYEVSVEARRAVRSYAPGEQNVVLDVRLRR, encoded by the coding sequence ATGGGCGTTCCCTGCGTTCGTGTCCGGCGAGAGGACGGCGAGGCGACCCGGAAACGACTCGCCGAGGCGGATCTCGTCGACGACGGGTACGACATCACGGTCGAGGAGGGCTGGCTCTACGTCCCCGTCACCGACCCCACGCACGTTCCGGACGAGTACGCCGTCGTGGAGTTCGACGCGCCGGTTCGGGAGGGGCAGACCATGCCCGCGGACATCCTCGGGTTCGAGCCGAGCTACGAACGCATCGGTGCCCTCGTCATAATCGACGAGGATGACCCTCAGCGTGCCCGAGAGGTCGCCGAAGCCATCGTGACCTCGGACCTCCCGGTCGAGGGCGTCCTCAACCGTGCCTCGAAGATCAAAGGCGAACAGCGCGTTCGCGACTGGGTGGTCCTCGCGGGCGACACCACCGAAGTCGTCCACCGTGAGTACGGCTGTGCGTTCGCACTCGACCTCGCCGAGGTCTACTTCTCGCCCCGACTCGCGACAGAGCGCCACCGCGTCGTCGAGCAGGTGGACGCCGGCGAGCAGGCGTTCGACATGTTCGCCGGTGTCGGCCCGTTCGTCGTCCCGTTCGCGAAGCGCGGCGCGACGTGCGTGGGGACCGACATCAACGAGACGGCTATCGAGTATCTCCGGGCCAACGCCGAGCGAAACGGCGTCGCGGACCGGGTGACGGGCATCTGTGGCGACGTGCGCGAGGTGGCGGCCGACTACGAAGGCTGGGCCGATCGCATCGTGATGAATCTCCCGCACAGCGCCGACGAGTTCCTCGAGACGGCCGTTCTGCTCGCCGGCGAGGACTGTGTGCTCCACTACTACGACATCCAGTCCGACGACGCCCTGTTCGGGCCGGGCGAGCGAGCGATCCGCGCGGCGGCCGAACCCGACTACGAGGTGTCCGTCGAGGCGCGCCGGGCCGTCCGTTCGTACGCGCCCGGCGAACAGAACGTGGTCCTCGACGTTCGCCTCCGGCGCTGA